The following proteins are encoded in a genomic region of Salminus brasiliensis chromosome 25, fSalBra1.hap2, whole genome shotgun sequence:
- the sh3bp4a gene encoding SH3 domain-binding protein 4-A, translating to MAAHRIRVSNNNNALPRCKSEGTLIDLSEGLSEASLTDVKVPSPSALRLDNSESFGTAQEVVAIKDYCPSSFTTLKFSKGDHLYVLDTSGGEWWYAHNNTEMGYIPSAYVQPVNYRNSYLSDSGMIDNLGDCSDEGVKELDLLGEWTGGVTLKPPLPYNNNNNPFSMQSSTNPFLNGSVQGTLDQNSNEKANQHNSIDLLFFDSLAPSTPISITTSNGTTNFYANSIFDGMPTSPVVEPLQMLRKDNPFFRSKRSYSLSELSILQSQSNPPLPSSGFFTGLKAPSPEQFQSREDFRTAWLNHRKLARSCHDLDSLGQNPGWGQTQPVETNIVCKLDSCGGAVQLPDTSISIHVPEGHVAVGDTQQISMKALLDPPLELNNDRCTTVSPVVEIKLSNMEIKSFITLEMKVSVEVKKESRQMARVVCVRSDCKEGPYIPVPQAYIYGDTVQVQLDNLEPCMYVAVVVQSNHIAFNSTVWDHVVKKVTLGLYGPKHIHPSFKTVVAIFGHECAPKTLLVSEVGKQAQSAPPVALQLWGKHQFVLGRPQDLLIGMYSNMSNYEVKANEQARVVRGFQVKLGKVSRLIYMITSRNADDLSDFTLRVQVKDDQDCILAQFCVQTPQPPPKTGIRANGQRRFLKKKDVGKIILSPLAITTKYPQFQDRCVTNLKFGKLIKTVIRQTKNQYLLEYKKGDVIALLSEEKIKLKGQLWTKEWYIGYYQGKTGLVHVKNVLVLGKVKPIYFCGPDLTTAMLLEQILKPCKFLTYIYASVRTVLMENVGNWRAFADALGYGNLPLTYFCRAELDSEPERVASVLEKLKEDCNNVEIKEKKSFQKELMTALLKMDCQGLVARLILDFVLLTTAVEVAPRWRELAEKLARVSKQQMEAYEAPHRDRTGVVDSEAMWKPAYDFLLTWAAQIGDSYRDVIQELHLGLDRMKNPITKRWKHLTGTLILVNCLDMLRSSAFSPAPQDDFAI from the exons ATGGCGGCCCATCGGATTCGTGtgagcaacaacaacaatgccCTTCCACGCTGTAAGTCGGAGGGCACGTTGATTGACCTCAGCGAGGGCTTATCCGAGGCCAGTCTTACAGATGTCAAAG TGCCTTCTCCCAGTGCCTTGCGGTTGGACAACTCGGAATCCTTTGGGACGGCGCAGGAGGTAGTTGCCATCAAGGATTACTGTCCGTCCAGCTTCACCACACTGAAATTCTCCAAAGGCGACCACCTCTATGTGCTGGACACCTCTGGAGGGGAGTGGTGGTATGCCCACAACAACACAGAGATGGGATACATTCCCTCTGCCTACGTCCAGCCTGTCAATTACAGGAACTCGTATCTCAGTGACAGTGGGATGATCGACAATCTTGGGGACTGCTCAGATGAAGGGGTGAAGGAGTTGGACCTCTTGGGGGAGTGGACTGGGGGAGTGACCCTGAAGCCCCCTTTGccttacaacaacaacaacaacccctTTTCCATGCAATCGTCAACCAATCCATTCCTGAATGGTTCGGTACAGGGCACTCTTGACCAGAACAGCAATGAGAAGGCGAACCAACACAACAGCATTGATCTTCTCTTCTTTGACTCTCTAGCTCCATCTACTCCCATCTCCATTACCACCAGCAACGGCACCACTAACTTTTATGCTAATAGTATTTTCGACGGCATGCCCACCAGCCCTGTGGTAGAGCCCTTGCAGATGCTCCGCAAGGACAACCCTTTCTTCCGGAGCAAAAGATCCTACAGCTTGTCAGAGCTGTCAATCCTGCAGTCCCAGTCCAATCCTCCACTGCCTTCATCAGGGTTTTTCACAGGTCTTAAGGCACCTTCACCCGAGCAGTTTCAGAGCCGAGAGGACTTCAGGACGGCCTGGTTAAACCACCGGAAGTTGGCCCGGTCGTGTCATGACCTCGACTCCTTAGGGCAGAACCCAGGCTGGGGCCAAACTCAGCCCGTGGAGACCAACATCGTCTGCAAGCTGGACAGCTGCGGTGGAGCCGTCCAGCTGCCCGACACTAGCATCAGTATTCACGTACCTGAGGGTCATGTCGCTGTCGGGGACACCCAGCAAATATCCATGAAGGCTTTGCTGGATCCACCCCTGGAACTGAACAATGACCGATGCACCACAGTCAGCCCAGTTGTCGAGATCAAACTGAGCAACATGGAGATAAAGTCATTCATAACCTTGGAGATGAAAGTCTCCGTGGAAGTAAAGAAAGAGAGTAGACAAATGGCAAGAGTGGTCTGCGTGAGAAGCGACTGCAAAGAGGGTCCCTACATCCCTGTCCCGCAGGCTTACATTTATGGGGACACAGTCCAGGTCCAGTTGGATAATCTGGAGCCGTGCATGTACGTGGCCGTTGTGGTCCAGTCCAATCATATTGCGTTTAATTCCACAGTTTGGGATCACGTGGTGAAGAAAGTCACTCTGGGCTTGTATGGACCTAAGCACATTCATCCATCCTTCAAGACCGTGGTGGCCATCTTCGGACATGAATGCGCTCCAAAGACTCTGCTTGTCAGTGAGGTTGGGAAGCAGGCTCAGTCTGCTCCGCCGGTAGCACTACAGCTTTGGGGGAAGCACCAGTTTGTCCTTGGAAGGCCTCAGGACCTACTGATAGGCATGTACTCCAACATGTCCAATTACGAGGTGAAGGCAAACGAGCAGGCTAGGGTAGTACGGGGATTCCAGGTGAAGCTCGGAAAAGTCAGCCGCCTCATATACATGATCACGTCTCGAAACGCAGACGACTTGTCCGACTTCACCTTACGGGTTCAGGTGAAGGATGACCAGGACTGCATCCTTGCACAGTTCTGCGTTCAGACGCCACAGCCTCCCCCTAAGACCGGAATCCGAGCCAACGGCCAGCGGAGGTTCCTGAAGAAGAAGGATGTGGGGAAAATCATCCTGTCGCCTCTGGCTATAACCACCAAATACCCGCAGTTCCAGGACCGCTGCGTCACGAACCTGAAATTCGGGAAACTGATCAAGACGGTCATCCGACAAACCAAGAACCAGTACTTGCTGGAATACAAGAAGGGGGACGTGATCGCCTTGCTCAGCGAGGAGAAGATCAAACTGAAAGGACAACTGTGGACCAAAGAGTGGTACATCGGATACTATCAGGGAAAGACCGGACTTGTGCATGTGAAAAACGTGCTGGTCTTGGGCAAGGTGAAGCCCATATACTTCTGCGGGCCAGACCTCACCACCGCGATGCTGCTGGAGCAAATCCTGAAGCCCTGCAAGTTCCTCACCTACATTTACGCCTCCGTGAGGACTGTTCTAATGGAGAACGTGGGGAACTGGAGGGCGTTCGCCGATGCCCTGGGCTACGGAAACCTGCCCTTGACTTACTTCTGCAGGGCAGAGTTGGACAGTGAGCCGGAGAGGGTGGCCTCCGTGCTGGAGAAACTCAAAGAGGATTGTAACAACGTGGAGATCAAGGAGAAGAAGTCGTTTCAGAAGGAGCTAATGACG GCTCTGCTGAAGATGGACTGTCAGGGTCTGGTGGCCAGGCTGATTTTGGACTTTGTGCTGCTGACCACTGCTGTGGAGGTCGCCCCACGCTGGAGGGAACTGGCCGAGAAACTAGCCCgagtgtccaaacagcagatgGAGGCTTATGAGGCTCCGCACAGAGACCGGACAGGAGTGGTGGACAGCGAG GCCATGTGGAAGCCGGCGTACGACTTCCTGCTGACGTGGGCAGCTCAGATCGGGGACAGTTACCGCGACGTGATCCAGGAGCTGCACCTGGGCCTGGACCGCATGAAGAATCCCATCACCAAACGCTGGAAGCACCTCACAGGTACCCTCATCCTCGTCAACTGCCTGGACATGCTCCGGAGCTCTGCCTTCAGCCCCGCCCCTCAGGACGACTTCGCCATCTAG